The Thermogemmatispora onikobensis nucleotide sequence CGTATGAAAGGAGAGGAGCTACAGTTTGCTCCCTGGATCTATCGTATTGCCTTGAACCAGCTGCGCAGTGAGTGGCGCCGCCGCCGTCGCATCACCTGGGTTCCCTTCACCAGTCCAATGGGACAGGGCGATGATTTCTCAGAATCGCCGCCCGAGGAAGCCCTCGTCAGCGACGAGCACTTTGAGGAGCAGGTGATGGAGCGCGATCTGGTGACCCGTGTGCTGGCTCAGCTCCCTCCGGCTTCCGCGGCCTGTCTACTCCTGGACGCCGAGGGCTTCTCTTATCGCGAGATTGCCGAGATTATGCAGGATTCGCTGCCAGCTGTGCGCAGCC carries:
- a CDS encoding RNA polymerase sigma factor, whose amino-acid sequence is MKTLEDESRLTIEACHGSTAAFEALVLYYEPRIRRMLYSLTHDIQLTQDLCQETFLAAFRALPRMKGEELQFAPWIYRIALNQLRSEWRRRRRITWVPFTSPMGQGDDFSESPPEEALVSDEHFEEQVMERDLVTRVLAQLPPASAACLLLDAEGFSYREIAEIMQDSLPAVRSRLARSRQTFQQVYKRLDRGGQS